gaaaataaaatcgataatattaagatgataaataataaatattaattttttaactaattattaaTAGCAAACAATTTTGAATAGTAAATTTAtatgcgtgtatatatatatatacatatatacatacatattttccTCTCATTCTTTGGCAGTCAAAATCGTGATATTGAAGCTTATTAATATTCTAAGGGTCTCTCGCCGTGTTGCTCACCGGTGGGTCACCGTAGCCCGACGAGGACCGTGGTTTGCAATAACATCGTCCATCAGCGAGATCTCGGCCACTGGAGGAAGAAGATCCCCGAGAAGAAGAGAAGATTTACGGTAATTGGACCGCAATCGCTGCTGGCTTCCTCTTCAGATCTTTGGATCTTTGGGCGGGTGACATCTCGATCCGATCCTTGCCTCCGTTTTCGCTTAACCCTGTGGTTATCTTCCTGATCTGATTCACTCTGTGTCCTTTTCTCTTCTTGAAACCCTAGGGTCGATTTGTTCAAGCCCGATCTCACTCCGATCCGACCACACACCCGTGTATTTCGTGCCTCTCGCCGTTTGGAGTATAGATTGGCCGTATTGCTCCGATAATTTCTGCGGTTTGCTCGCCCGGTTCACTCGTCTTGAAGTGGTAAGGGGATGTCATGGTTTGATTTCGTCGATCTTTGTTGGTTCGAAGCGAATTCGATCCACAATCCCACCATATACCGAAGTCTCGATTTGATGTTACTTCTGCTGCAAATTTTTCTCTCGACGCGATTCTTGGATCTAGGGTTctgtccttttctttttctgccAGTTTTCTGATAGAAAATTGATAGTCGTCGTTGTATTTTGCTGCATTTTATGCAGTAGCATTTAGTCGCACTCTAGTTCACGATGCTCTTCTAACTCTCTCTTAACTTCTTATGCCAGGATTAAATTCATCATCATCGTAACTTGGGCTTTGATATTTGGCAGTTTAGTTGAAAAGAGTTATAATTCATGATGCTGCTCACTTATGAAGAGAAGTCACCAAATTGAATGGGCATCCTTGGACGTTGGAGATGTCACAGAGCGGGTTTTCCTTCTTTAGAAGTACTGGATGGTTTGATGAGAAAAAGGTCGACTTGTCCAGTAAACAAGATGTTGCTCCTTCTCTGAGTATCCTGCTCGACAAAGAAATATACAGGCCTGGCGATTTGGTAACTGCTACTGTTGAGATTTGTTCCCCTAAAGTTTCAAATGGATATACTGATGGAGGGAATTGGAGCAATAAAGCCTCCTCGTTCTTGCTCGATAATTTTAGTTTTGAAGTCAAGGGTCTCGAGAAGTTGGATTCCCAATGGTTTTCCACTCAGAAGCCATTGCCTGGGTTGAAGCAAAGGAGAGGTAGTGTCTTCTTGCAGTTTCATCAAAAGCATTGGTGTAGCATGAGATGTTCAATTTTTTTACTTGGTTGCTATCACAAAAAGGGAAATACATCTCACTGTCATCTTGATCCTTAGTCTTTCTATTGGCCATTGCAATAGTGAAAATATCAAGAATTTGATCACATTCTTAACTCTGATAGACTTTAGCGTTTGTTTATGACTTTATACATCTTATCATCTTCATTAAACAATGCCATTTTACATTAGATTTATGCAAGTTTATATAAGTAGGGTATATCAGATATCATGCAGTCTTTCATAAAACAGTTGTTTTTTTACTACATTAATTTCTCAAGTTCATAAATTAGTTGTTGCTCATTGCTAAGTTTTTGTGTGTGTTTGCGCACACGTGCTTCATGCTTGATGGCATGAAGCACTTGAGTACCATTTCATCTCTACGCTTTTACTTTTACTAAAAGAGCTGAATGCAGTGTTTTTATGCAATTTGGTACTTTTTGCCCTTTTGGGAACCGATTACTTTTTGAGGAAGAAAGATTTGTTCATCAAAGCTTTAAGTTTTACCCCTTTTTTGCTGCAGGGATGTGTTCATCTGTCTCTTAGTAGACATTGTTTAACTTTACTCTTGTTGCATTCTTAGTCTTTGTAAAGGAACTAGTGGACCAGTAGGAGTTCAGTTACTTTCAACTAAGTTTGTTTAGTTTATGTACTTTATGTTCTTTGCATCTGGAACTTAGTTTTAGGTTATGTTTAATGGTCTAGGCTAGGAACACATCTTTATGAGCTTTGGCTTCACTTTTTGTTGTACACCGAGCATGCCAACCATACCATGCACTACTGCACCATATGGTCTACTGTATTGTGATATATAGATACCTCAACTTCTACAACAATAACAAATctgtaagtctcaactatttgaggtTAACTATATGGATTTTTTTGCTGCCATTGAGATCTGTGAAAAGTCATATGCTTAATTAGGTTCAAAGTAtttaaaatctttatttatagtttctagtaaGGTCTTTTTAAGCATTCCTCTACCTCACCttataccactaacattaatcatttcacctcttttAATTATCGCACCTGGAGGTCTTATAGGTACATGCTTATATCATCataaatgattttctctcatgTTATCTTGTATCGAAGTGATATCTAGTTtacgaataaaagtatttctttttctatctttcccagtaactccacacatccatcttAACATTCTCATCTTGGCAATACAAATTTTTTGTATACTTTAACTTCTAGTTCTTTTAATTTTTCTAGTGACAGTCTGTATTATACTTTACCATATTGACATACGGACTGAGTTGTCTAGAATGAGGTTTGTTATCCAAGATCTAATTTCTTGGTTTGTAAGTTCTATTTGTTTACCAGCGGGACAGAATTTTTAAGATACTCAGATTGCCTTTTGCTTTTTCTTGGGAGGTTTTGTGGCATACACTTTATTATTTTCTGAAAGCCTTAGTTTTTCTTCAATAGGAAAACATGTGAAACTATTAATTCTTTTACTGAAATCTTTTGTAAACAAAAATGATAGAAATTACCATTTTCTTTTGGGATAGTCAGAGCAAGCTTTTTGACCCTTAAATAATAACACATAATACTACATACTGATACAAGTTCTAAAATAAAATCTCTTATCCTTTTCAATTTTCATGCTCAAAGCTCCAATAGTGCATTAATTTTGCTGAAATAGAATAGCGGTGACATCATTTTAAAACTTTGGTATAAATTCTTTGTTTTTCTATATCAATGAAATGAGAAACTTGGTTTTTAACTTTGTTAGCTATCATTAAATAGCCTCATCGACTTATTTGCTTATACTTTTACAACAATGTTTTTATACATAACTATCATTTCTTGCAGAAGAAGACTATGTTTAGAAAAGTATAAGAAAAATCAAATAGATATATCTAGTTTAAATCTGTTGATATCTATTGAGTGAATAGTGGATACTTTTGAGCATATGACCATTAACAACATTTGGTACTCAATAGAGATTTTCGGTTTTGTTTGTGGGCAACACTTTCTTTGATTATTTTCTCGTGTAAACCACTATATTGTCTTAAGCAATGTTTATTGTACTGCCCGAGTCGGTACGGTACAAACTGTATGGACCAGTTCGACTAGCGTTTGAGACGTGGATCACCCGAGTCTTTGTTGGCATGCCCCatcgtaccatgtgttggtacatcgGTATGTACCGACCCAACAAATCTTCAATACAGGTCCAGTACCTGAAATGACGAACCCTGGTCTTAAGCAGAGGGAACATGATATATTTTCCTTATATCATGTTTAGCAGAGCAATTTTATCTGGCAAAAAATGGTTATATATTTCAGTTTTGACCTTTGCTTGTTGTTGTTACAGGTGAGCACTTGTTTCTGGACTGTATGGCACCATCAATAGTTTCAAAGGTGATAATTTCTTCTGGGTGTAGCAAAACATGTAAGCAGCATTCTTATTCAGTTGGACACTACTAAATCTGCAATGAAGTtgcatctgaaaaaaaaaagatttataatGCTTACCATGTATCATTTGTCATCTAGTGTTGAGTAATTGTTACTTTTCATAAGGTACTATGAGGCAACTCTTTGTAAGATATTGTGCAACTGCTATGCTTGGTCaagttttcttcttttgtagttCGATCAATCTCTTCCATATAtttattctttctctttctaGATATTAGATGGACGGATAAGATTAATGATGTAGCTCGCTCACGGTTTTGCTTGCCTATTTATGGTGTAGTTGACAGAGAGATTGATGTCAGGCACCTCTGAGACAACCAAAGCGACAAACAATGAAAGCAAGCCGTAATGTCCCAACTCCCAACTATCCTGGGTTGATCAAATGGATTTTCTTCAGCCATTAGCTCTGTGTAGAGAAATGATAGGAACAAAGAACGTCAAATCTCTGTTTCTCTTTACaaccaaagaaagaaaagaaaaggaaaacgaaTGTTAGGACCATAGGAACAACTGAGCTTTTATTGCTTAATAGAACTATTTGGCTATTTTTAAGTCAATCAGTAAGCTATAAAGGTGGATTCTAATGGTTCATATTACTTATAAGTTATAAGTGCCTTCCTTCTTGCTGCCACCCATATTGTATGTTCATCTTCATCACATATCAATCTGGTGCTTTTGCCTATTTTCTTTCACATGAAATTTGACATTACTGCTTGCAACGGAAGCCTGATCCATCAAAGGTTTCTGTAATAAAGAACTAATGGCTGAAGTAATATCTCACTTGACAATGAAATTAGCACCCGCTTCCCAGTTCACTTTTGTTTCAGAAATGTAGTGTAACTTGTTCGATACATGCCACTATGATGAAATTTGTGGGAAAAAGGCCAAAAATTTGCATAATTGGTGGTTTGCAATAGTATTTCTGATATAAAGTTATTTGATCGAAAAATTCATGGTTTATCCTGTTTTCCCTATGTTGCTTCCCAAATCATTTATATTGTAGAACTGATCAATATTTTTTTGTTCAGTTTGTTAAATATTGTTGTATCATTCTTACATGCTCAAACAATACATACAGATGTGTTACGTGCTGAGCTACCAAAGATTTTGCCACCATCTTACCGGGGTGTCAGCATTCGCtatatttattatgtaagaaGTACAATATCCGGGAGGTGGTTTGTACTGGATAACAATGATGGTAGTGGAGTGTCCACGGATGATTTGATTCAAGTGGTTAGTTTTTTTCCCTCTTGCATTTGTCAATAATAGGATTTCAACAGATGTTTTACTGTCACATAATATATCTTGTCCACTCCTGGTGATCGAATCCAACTGTCAAAGTTGTGGCTGGTGATCATATGCCACTTGTCTTTTACCACATCAAGATAAGCTAGTTCACTTCAAGCAACTTTGCACTTGATTCCTTTGGTCCATCAGCTCTCAGATATCACCAATCAACTTTTAAGTTACTGAAGTACTAATTAGAGCCTACACAAAATGTTTCTTTTACCGACTCTTTTGCACCTGATACCATTAGCCCAGTTGCTCTCAAATATCACTGATCTTGTAAATTAAATCAGCTTAGGTTGGCTTTTAAGTTGCTGAAATACTAATTAGAGCCAACTTAATTGCTCTTTTACCTACTTGTACCCGACCATGTTAGTATGAGTGTATGATTCCACTATTTGAGGGCCTTATCATGGCATAACTCTTGGTGAGTGCATTGGTCAGCTcctttttaaaaattttcattccATATGGCTGGTTTCTTATAGATGTTGAAATTTGTAAACGAACTAATTAGTGTTACTAGTCTTGTTATTCTcaattacataattatttatGAACACTGAATGTTACTATAGCTCTTTTGATTCTGTCCTACATTACTAGGTTAATTGTAGGTTTTCCACCTTTTGGTCTATGGCTGGATGGTTATGATAAAAATAGTCACTGAATATTAGTTATCAATTTCATTTCTGGTAAGGCCATTGTCCTTTTCTTATTGCACACAAGAAAGATTATACGGCTGCTTCTTTTACTTGATGTCCTTTTTACTTTTTGTATAATGTTTATAAATTTCTGCCACTCTCCTCATCATTAATTTACTCAAGAGAAATTAGTCCAACACTTTTTTTTCTGTtatataaaaaagagaaaaaatgcaAAGATAAGGTGCCCCACATTTAAAAGTTGCTGCTGTGCCCAATCCTTAAATTCATTATGATTGTGAAAGTTTTTGATGGAAAGCTTCAAATGTTGATCTTTGACATCTTCTAGCTTTGCGATTGTAATGATTAGTTATCATAAGTTTAATTAAACTTACAATTgaactttttttttgtcatttttcatGTAACAAGTTCGTTCATTCTAGTAGAAAACAAGGTTAATTAACTATTTATTATTGTTTATGCTTGTCATTATTTGGTTTACTCTCTGCTAGGATATGTGTTTGAAGTTATCAGGTTATGCTTTTGATTGCTAGATTTCTGGTCAAACAAACTCAGGTTGTCGTAGAGTGATCTTCTTAGTAGTTTTATTTTTatccaaggttcgtaatttcgtactgTATCGACATACCGAGTTCAGCTCAGTATGGTATGAGCGTATCGAGCAGTACACTCTGACGTAccgctcaatatatatatatatatatatatatatataataataataataataataataataataataaagttaaaataaaaaaGGGTGATGTTGCCTTGTTTCTTCTCCCCGTGCGGATGAGAAGTTGCCGACGACGCTGAGGCCTCATTGCCTCAGATGAGGAGGAGGTGACATCTTATTTGCAACATCCAGGGAGTGAGGCTGGTGATGAATCGGGACTGTCAAGGGTGAGTGACGTCGGATCTCCagtttctcccttttcttctccctcttcttccttctccctcggctaatatcaTCCGGTAACTGGCGGCGACGATCAAAATTGACCATTACTGATCGATTTCAGGCGATAACGGGGCGAAAACAGTCCCAATTGACGGTATcgcccgatagcgggcggtccgcataccggtctGCTGGCGGATCGGTACCGAacggtatcattcaaaattaaaatccttgcttttATCAATAGTATCTCAGTTTACATTCTCTTTTTAGTTTCTAAAACGAATCTAGTTAATATTGTTCGCACTGTCTTTTTTCCTGACAAGCTTATCTCAAATTTCTTGAGAGATTCTGGGAATAATTCACTCTTTTATATAGAGATTGTTCTTTATTCAGGCGTTTGGACAATTAGGCATTCTCTTATCTCATGAAACTAACCCTTATTTCATcaacattttgtatctttaatgatTATCTTAATAGCAAAATCCAATCTTGGTCCTTTTGATGGTAACATTTGCATAAATGTTGGTCTGTTTAGGTATGCATGTTTATTCATTTCGTTTTAGGTTTCACTTGGTTTTGTCTACCCTTTTATCAGTTTATCCTCATTTTAGAAATGCCTCTATCTATTGAGAAGGTAGATGAGATCAATGTATATGATATTTTTCTGTTTCTTTTCGTTATTTTTGAATAATGTATCTAAAACTGTTAACTGCCACCTGAAGGCATAAGTCAGCTGGCTAATTAATTGTATGATTTATCATAATTTACTTGATGGCTGCACTTCAATTTTGTAGGAAGCTCGAGCTCCACTGCAGATTTGGGTACTAGAAAAGAGCAACAACTTGCTGACTGAAGAAGGTGACGGCGGCAATATATTCTGTTTGAATACTTGAAACACTAGCGCAAGGAGCATGATTATTTTTGATGTGGCCTGATGTTAAATTAATTGCATGCATGAAATAGAGTTAATTTTATTTGTGACAGAAAATGGTTCCTACAATTTGTGGTTGTTATTGTAGACCTGTCAAGCTAACACAACTTGTTCAGTAATTAATCAGATGAAAGAAATTTTTGCAATGCTTATTAAAAGATGCTTTGTGAGTTTGTTCGTTAATGAAGCTCTCATCCTAGACTATTTGCTTTAACATATTTCTGCATCTTTAGTGCTTTTTTATGACTTTGGTTTATCATACGTAATTTTTTTGCAATAAAGGAGGGGTTTTCCTTCCATTTAGTGTCAGATAGATATTTTGCTGTGAAACTTGGTGCTAAACTGGCAGACAGCAGTTGGGAATGGTTGGGGCTTGTTTGCTTTTATAAAGAGCACAGATCTTTGTACCCCTGCAGATAATAATGGTTGAAAGATTACACTATCATCTTGGAATTTTAAGGCATGTTTTTAATTGATGGTGAATATATGATCACTAGCAATTAAATAATGAAAACTGTAGTATTTGTGTCTATTAAGCTAGCTGTGATTTTATGCTGTAAATCTATTTTAGTATTTATGTATGCCTTGGTCTATGAGAAGATAAAGGTCTGTTAAAAGATAGCTCATGATTGCACCTTTCTTTTTTGTAACTCAAAACAGTGACAAATTTCTTGGATTATGTGCTTGTTTTGATGAGCTGCTTAAAATCTTATGTTGTAATATCATCTGAAAAGCCTTGTTGTATCTTATAATATTGAGTGCAACTTAATTGACAAATGGCTAAAGTTATTCATGTGATATACATGACTTTTGTGTAAATGTAAAATGCTGATATATGTTTCTTTTGAAATAAAAGGAACTTGTTATGTCACTTTTGTTTTCATCTGGTGATTGCTGCTTTTAGTTCTTACCATGTGCTAATTCTTCAGATCAACATAATATTTCTATGAGCAATTTTGAGCATTTTCTTCGTGACAAAGATATAGATAACATGTTCCATAACTGTGTGATGGCATGACCTTACTAAAGCGATTGTTTTTACACCATGCAGTATGATTTGTATGTTCTTCTACTGCTTTTAATATTGTTTATGTTAATGTTGGCATATAGATAAGTTCATATGTACTTGGTTTTATTTCAGGAAACTTACCAATTGCAGCTGATCAGTTGGATATATATTGGAGAGAGAAAGATGCAGATTCTGAATGGGTATTTACATTCCATGTTCTATTCTTATCATGAAAGAAAAATGTCTTGGTTTGTTTTGCATATATTTCCTCCTTTTCTATAGCATTTTGCACCTTTGAGAAGGAAATTATGACTTCATTGTGACTTTGTAAGATTGTCTTTCTTTACTTGTTTTGCTGCAAAATGATCTTAAAAAGCTGAACATTTATTTCACTTTATTAATTTCTACTATCACTGGGAAAGTTAACTTCATGTGACTGAAGTGACATTTTTTATCCTATCAGGACAAGCTAAGGTAAAGAATGTTCATGAACTCTATAGGACATAGCTAGGAagatgagatgtttgtataaggtGGATATCTTTTTTGGATGTGTCAACTCACATGCTTTTAGCTTATTAGATATGTTACTAAAGCCTGTATCAACCCACATGCTCTTCTTTGAGAAGAGTACTGGAGTTCATCTCTCGAATAGCATCTTTCGGTTAAATGTTTGTTTATGTGCAAGTTTTCATACATTGATGCTCTTTTATCTGGCAGGTTCGGGCCAATGAAAATCTGGATGTACTGGATGAAGAATATGATAGCTCAAAAGATGAAGTAtcatctgtttcctcctacaatcCTAGTAGAGGAAATTTTGATATGCCTTATCGGAGTTCTTTATCCTTGCAGTCAATTGCATCAAGGCTTTCTAGTAATGATTTTCATAATTTTCAAGCTGACCGCACCACTGTTCCCTCTCATGTTCCTCTTGCTCAGTTGTCTGTAGCTGAGGCCATAGATGATCCTGGTGCAGGTACTTATGTATCCTTTGAACTTGTTGTGTATATGTTCATATTAGAAGTGGATTACACGTTAGATTTGACTCTGATACATCAATTTCATCTGATCATCTATCTCTGATGTCATTTCTTTTCAGTTCTCATCGTATCAAACATTTATGCTAAAACAAGTTGGCAACTTGTTGTGTATATGTTCATATTGGAAGTAGATTACTCCTTAGATTTGACTCTGATACATCAATTTCATCTGAACATCTATGTCTGATGTCATTTCTTTTCGGTTCTCATCGCATCAAACATTTATGCTAAAACAAGTTGGCGGTCACCTTAGATTTGACTCTGATACATCAATTTCATCTTATCATCTATGTCTGATGTCATTTCTTTTCAGTTCTCATCACATCAAACATTTATGCTAAAACAAGTTGGTGGTCAAAACCTAAATGCATCTTTGTCAAGGCAACTTATGTTCTTCATATACCACAGAAGCATGCAATGCATCACTTCTTCACTATAAGATTCTTTCTGTACCAATTTGCATTAGTCTGTTCTGTTATGTGttgtcatgcttaatgattttctTCTTTAAATAATTCCAAGCTGAGGGTTTTTTGTGCTGACAGGTGAGTCATCACCTCAGAATAGGTTGAATGATTCTTTATCTACTCCCTCTCCCAGTCAGCAAAGAAGTTCTCAAGAGTCAAAGTTTCTTAAGGATGATATTGTATCACCTTATACGCCTAAACCTGTTGAACCTCTGTCATGTAAGTTGTCATATTTTCTTCTTCCTGTTTCGTGTGCATAAACTACTGCTCTTTTTCCCTCTTAGCATAGAAGGATGATAAATAATCTGCAACAACCATTCCCTGCAGCAGAAGGCTTCATTCGTGGAAGGTCTTACAATATTAAGATTGATGACCAAACTTTGCTTCGGTTCTCTCCTAAGAACTCTGACTCAACTTACTACTTTGGCGACATGGTAAGACCATTTTCAatggtttttcaaaaatcatatttttattgactAAAATACACATGGTATTCTGTCGACAGATTGGTGGCACTCTTACTTTCTTTCATGGAGGATTCAGGAGATGCCTTGAGGTATAAATATATGGACTCTATCAACTTCATCTCCTTTCTAGAAGTTTCATCTAAATCCGTGAGCATTTTCAGATTGCAATAACTTTGGAGATTGCAGAAACAATTACCCAACGTTTTGTTCATCCTTCGAGGAGGAGCTCACCAACTATCACTAAGGTACTTCCTCTAGGTTCATGTTGGCTAGTTTTTTAAAGTTTAAGCAATGAAAACATATAATTTCTTGGTTACCCTTGTCAGTGACTAGACTATGTCCTTTTTATGCTTTTTTTTCTCAATTCCTAGCTTCTTTCATTCTTATTATAAAT
The window above is part of the Musa acuminata AAA Group cultivar baxijiao chromosome BXJ1-1, Cavendish_Baxijiao_AAA, whole genome shotgun sequence genome. Proteins encoded here:
- the LOC135672048 gene encoding uncharacterized protein LOC135672048 isoform X1, with product MSQSGFSFFRSTGWFDEKKVDLSSKQDVAPSLSILLDKEIYRPGDLVTATVEICSPKVSNGYTDGGNWSNKASSFLLDNFSFEVKGLEKLDSQWFSTQKPLPGLKQRRGEHLFLDCMAPSIVSKVIISSGCSKTYVLRAELPKILPPSYRGVSIRYIYYVRSTISGRWFVLDNNDGSGVSTDDLIQVEARAPLQIWVLEKSNNLLTEEGNLPIAADQLDIYWREKDADSEWVRANENLDVLDEEYDSSKDEVSSVSSYNPSRGNFDMPYRSSLSLQSIASRLSSNDFHNFQADRTTVPSHVPLAQLSVAEAIDDPGAGESSPQNRLNDSLSTPSPSQQRSSQESKFLKDDIVSPYTPKPVEPLSSEGFIRGRSYNIKIDDQTLLRFSPKNSDSTYYFGDMIGGTLTFFHGGFRRCLEIAITLEIAETITQRFVHPSRRSSPTITKVQSEHHEVVADLVQTSFLFSIPIDGPISFSTPKVSVQWSLRFEFFTTPKDLDLSRYEHPLLIEQREKGEWILPITVHAPPLRIRAGQTTNEKPLSLGNLQCA
- the LOC135672048 gene encoding uncharacterized protein LOC135672048 isoform X2, translating into MSQSGFSFFRSTGWFDEKKVDLSSKQDVAPSLSILLDKEIYRPGDLVTATVEICSPKVSNGYTDGGNWSNKASSFLLDNFSFEVKGLEKLDSQWFSTQKPLPGLKQRRGEHLFLDCMAPSIVSKVIISSGCSKTYVLRAELPKILPPSYRGVSIRYIYYVRSTISGRWFVLDNNDGSGVSTDDLIQVEARAPLQIWVLEKSNNLLTEEGNLPIAADQLDIYWREKDADSEWVRANENLDVLDEEYDSSKDESIASRLSSNDFHNFQADRTTVPSHVPLAQLSVAEAIDDPGAGESSPQNRLNDSLSTPSPSQQRSSQESKFLKDDIVSPYTPKPVEPLSSEGFIRGRSYNIKIDDQTLLRFSPKNSDSTYYFGDMIGGTLTFFHGGFRRCLEIAITLEIAETITQRFVHPSRRSSPTITKVQSEHHEVVADLVQTSFLFSIPIDGPISFSTPKVSVQWSLRFEFFTTPKDLDLSRYEHPLLIEQREKGEWILPITVHAPPLRIRAGQTTNEKPLSLGNLQCA